In a genomic window of Ranitomeya imitator isolate aRanImi1 chromosome 5, aRanImi1.pri, whole genome shotgun sequence:
- the LOC138638422 gene encoding uncharacterized protein encodes MSNRVEFIRDFIEIYQSFPCLWKIKSPEYCNREKRREGYLQLIELYNRQAPDEAANEAVIKKKIQALRTVWRKELNKVLQTTRSGASTEEVYVPKLWYFEHLNFLRDQEVPRTSTCLRLLAPVEPIVSENHAEQESQGQQDDSAQESTLDCSQDCTTTDLVEAAPARSQSRQGTRKRKATSDASNELLSLAKKVLTRNVSPALEGFGHYVVDKLAKMDDNQRILAERLILEAVNKGTDGDLDKNTCLVSSRPIQRTEPSNFNGWSQGQTSMRHNPHVSHFGQPPPNNSYTPIPLHMASPIRHQNFQPEQSSYHNL; translated from the exons atgtcaaatcgtgtggagttcatcagggatttcatcgagatttatcagtcttttccctgcctctggaaaataaaatctcctgagtattgtaacagggaaaagaggagggagggttacttacagctcattgagctttacaatcgtcaggcaccagatgaggcagctaacgaagcagttattaaaaagaaaatccaggcactccgcacggtctggaggaaggagctgaacaaggttcttcagactacaaggtccggagcttccactgaagaagtttatgtgccaaaactgtggtattttgagcatcttaattttctgagggaccaagaggtgccacggacttcaacgtgtcttcgattgttggcacctgtggaaccaatagtttcggagaaccacgccgagcaggagtcacaagggcaacaa gatgacagtgcgcaggagagtacactagactgttcacaggactgcacaacaacagatttagtggaggctgcacctgccaggagtcaatcgaggcaaggtacaagaaaacggaaagccacctcagacgcctcaaatgaactattgagcctggcaaagaaggtgttgacaagaaatgttagccctgcgttagaggggtttggacactatgtggttgacaaactggcaaaaatggacgacaaccaaagaatactagcagagcgtctgattctggaagcagtaaacaagggtactgatggcgatttggacaagaacacttgtttggtctcttcccggccaatacagcggacagagccatcaaatttcaatggttggtcacagggtcagacatcgatgcgacacaatcctcacgtttcccacttcggccagccaccccctaataactcctacacaccaatacctttacatatggcttcgcccatcaggcaccaaaattttcagccggaacaatcgtcgtatcataacttgtga